TATATTGAAGGGTGGAGTGGATCAAACAATATCACAGGAAGACACGGAAGGTGTGTGTCAGACCGGCTGACACGTGCAGCTGCCAGCTACGTGCAGCAGGCCAGCTACATGCAGCAGGCCAGCTACGTGCAGCAGGCCAGCTACGTGCAGCAGGCCAGCTACGTGCAGCAGGCCAGCTACGTGCAGCAGGCCAGCTACGTGCAGCAGGCCAGCTACGTGCAGCAGGCCAGCTACGTGCAGCAGGCCAGCTACGTGCAGCAGGCCAGCTACGTGCAACAGGCCAGCTACGTGCAGCAGGCCAGCTACGTGCAGCAGGCCAGCTACGTGCAGCAGGCCAGCTACGTGCAGCAGGCCAGCTACGTGCAGCAGGCCAGCTACGTGCAGCAGGCCAGCTACGTGCAGCAGGCCAGCTACATGCAGCAGGCCAGCTACGTGCAGCAGGCCAGCTACATGCAGCAGGCCAGCTACGTGCAGCAGGCCAGCTACGTGCAGCAGGCCAGCTACGTGCAGCAGGCCAGCTACATGCAGCAGGCCAGCTACGTGCAGCAGGCCAGCTACATGCAGCAGGCCAGCTACGTGCAGCAGGCCAGCTACGTGCAGCAGGCCAGCTACTTGCAGCAGGCCAGCTACATGCAGCAGGCCAGCTACGTGCAGCAGGCCAGCTACGTGCAGCAGGCCAGCTACATGCAGCAGGCCAGCTACGTGCAACAGGCCAGCTACGTGCAGCAGGCCAGCTACGTGCAGCAGGCCAGCTACATGCAGCAGGCCAGCTACGTGCAGCAGGCCAGCTACATGCAGCAGGCCAGCTACGTGCAGCAGGCCAGCTACGTGCAGCAGGCCAGCTACGTGCAGCAGGCCAGCTACATGCAGCAGGCCAGCTACGTGCAGCAGGCCAGCTACGTGCAGCAGGCCAGCTACGTGCAGCAGGCCAGCTACATGCAGCAGGCCAGCTACGTGCAGCAGGCCAGCTACGTGTAGCAGGCCAGCTACATGCAGCAGGCCAGCTACGTGCAGCAGGCCAGCTACGTGCAGCAGGCCAGCTACGTGCAGCAGGCCAGCTACGTGCAGCAGGCCAGCTACATGCAGCAGGCCAGCTACGTGCAGCAGGCCAGCTACATGCAGCAGGCCGGCTACGTGCAGCAGGCCAGCTACGTGCAGCAGGCCAGCTACGTGCAGCAGGCCAGCTACGTGCAGCAGGCCAGCTACGTGCAGCAGGCCAGCTACATGCAGCAGGCCAGCTACGTGCAGCTGGCCAGCTACGTGCAGCATCCTGGCTGCTCGTTTATAAAACTCCAGAAAGTTGATCAGGCATTATTTCCCCTTCCCTGAAGCTGTGTTGATATTTGCTTACATACCTAATTCTTTCTAAGTGTGTATCTAGTCTTATCCTTAATATTATTCCAGTACTTTGCAAGGTATCCTTGTTAGTGACATTCGCTTGTAGTTAAGTgtctcttctctatctcctttctt
This genomic stretch from Procambarus clarkii isolate CNS0578487 chromosome 22, FALCON_Pclarkii_2.0, whole genome shotgun sequence harbors:
- the LOC138367525 gene encoding alpha-S1-casein-like; the protein is MQQASYVQQASYVQQASYVQQASYVQQASYVQQASYVQQASYVQQASYVQQASYVQQASYVQQASYVQQASYVQQASYVQQASYVQQASYVQQASYVQQASYMQQASYVQQASYMQQASYVQQASYVQQASYVQQASYMQQASYVQQASYMQQASYVQQASYVQQASYLQQASYMQQASYVQQASYVQQASYMQQASYVQQASYVQQASYVQQASYMQQASYVQQASYMQQASYVQQASYVQQASYVQQASYMQQASYVQQASYVQQASYVQQASYMQQASYVQQASYV